The Agromyces sp. 3263 DNA segment TGCAGTCGGCGGTGCCGCACGTGCTCGCGGCACTCGACCGCACGCACGACCCCGCGCGGGTGCCGCTCGTGGTGCGCTGGGCGCGCGACGCCGGGCTCGACGTGAGCCTCGACCTCATCTACGGCACGCCGGGCGAGTCGCTGGGCGACTGGCGCCGGAGCGTCGAGGCGGTGGTGGCCGAGCGCCCAGACCATGTCAGCGCCTACGCGCTCATCGTCGAGGAGGGCACGAAGCTCGCCCGCCAGATCCGTCGCGGGGAGCTCGCGACGCCGTCCGACGACCTCGAGGCCGACATGTACGAGCTCGCCGACGACCTGCTGGGTGCGGCCGGGTACGAGTGGTACGAGGTGAGCAACTGGGCGATGGATGCCTCGCAGCGCTCGCGCCACAACCTCGGGTACTGGCGTGGCGACGACTGGTGGGGCGTGGGTCCCGGCGCGCACAGCCATGTGGGAGGCGTGCGCTGGTGGAACGCGAAGCACCCGGCCGCCTACGCGGAGCGGGTCACGGCGGAGCTCTCGCCCGCGGTCGGACGCGAGGTGCTCGACGCGGGCACCCGGGAGACCGAGCGGGTGCTGCTCCTGACGCGCATCCGGGAAGGCATCAGGATCGACACGCTGCACGCGGGCGGGCGGCACGCGGTGGTCGGCCTGATCGCGGATGGCCTCGTGGACGCGAAGGCCGCCCTCGCCGGTGTGCTGACGCTCACCAGACGAGGGCGGCTGCTCGCGGACGCCGTGGTGCGGCGCCTGCTGGAGGAGTGAGGCTCAGCTCACGAACTTGATCGTGAGCGGGTAGGTGTAGAGCTGGCCCTGGTTGGCCTTCACCGCGGCGATGATGCTGAAGACGATCACGAGCACCCACACCGCGATCAGGATGAAGATGCCGATCACGATGAACGTCGTCACGATGCCGACCACGTAGGCGATCGCCATGGTGATCTGGAAGTTCAGCGCGGTCGCGGTGTGCTCGCGCACGAAGGGGCCCTTGTCCTTGAGGATCAGGTACCCCAGCAGCGCCGGCACGAAGCTGAAGAAGATGCCGCCGATGTGCACGAGCGTCGACCAGAGCTTCTCATCGCTCGGGCTGAGCTGCTGGCTCTGGCCATAGGGGTTCTGCGGCGGCGCCGGCGGTCCCTGGGGCGGGGGCGGCGGGGGTCCCTGCGGGGGTGGCGGAGGCGGGGTCTGGTCGGACATTGAGGTCTCCTTCTTCGGGCTCGTCCGTTCGGCGAGACTCGTTCGGGTTCATGCTGGCACAGCAACGCCCGCCGCGGGAATAGGCGCTCCCGCGACGGGCGGATCGATGCTGCCGGCGTGCGCCTACTTGATGAGGCGGATGGCGAACGGATAGCGGTAGTGCTTGCCGTCCTTGGCCTGGAGGAACGCGATGATCGAGAAGACGACGCCCACGATCCAGACGACCCACATGAGCAGCGCGCCGATGAAGACGACCACGAGGATGGCCGAGATGATGTAGCCGAAGACGAGGGTGATCTGGAAGTTCAGCGCCTCCTTCGCCTCGGTGTTCGTGAACGCGCCGCGGTCCTTGAAGACGAGCCAGATGATGAGCGACGGCAGGAAGCCGAGCACGCCGCCGAGGTGGGCGAACGAGCCCCACTGCACGTCCTGCTCGTGGGTCAGCGG contains these protein-coding regions:
- a CDS encoding DUF4870 domain-containing protein, with protein sequence MTDPNVQPSDPTGQTPPPPAAPATPDPATHTAPPLTHEQDVQWGSFAHLGGVLGFLPSLIIWLVFKDRGAFTNTEAKEALNFQITLVFGYIISAILVVVFIGALLMWVVWIVGVVFSIIAFLQAKDGKHYRYPFAIRLIK
- a CDS encoding DUF4870 domain-containing protein, with translation MSDQTPPPPPPQGPPPPPPQGPPAPPQNPYGQSQQLSPSDEKLWSTLVHIGGIFFSFVPALLGYLILKDKGPFVREHTATALNFQITMAIAYVVGIVTTFIVIGIFILIAVWVLVIVFSIIAAVKANQGQLYTYPLTIKFVS
- the hemW gene encoding radical SAM family heme chaperone HemW, whose translation is MGSALPLGDPAPLDGLVPASAAVGAHERAFGVYVHVPFCRVRCGYCDFNTYTAGELRGARQVDYADHAIGEIRMSRRVLEASGVPHRLASTVFFGGGTPTLLPADDLVRMLGAVRDEFGFEEGAEVTTEANPDSVGPDDLRRLADGGFTRVSFGMQSAVPHVLAALDRTHDPARVPLVVRWARDAGLDVSLDLIYGTPGESLGDWRRSVEAVVAERPDHVSAYALIVEEGTKLARQIRRGELATPSDDLEADMYELADDLLGAAGYEWYEVSNWAMDASQRSRHNLGYWRGDDWWGVGPGAHSHVGGVRWWNAKHPAAYAERVTAELSPAVGREVLDAGTRETERVLLLTRIREGIRIDTLHAGGRHAVVGLIADGLVDAKAALAGVLTLTRRGRLLADAVVRRLLEE